From Bacillus horti, one genomic window encodes:
- the gcvPA gene encoding aminomethyl-transferring glycine dehydrogenase subunit GcvPA: MTYRYLPMTDADRKEMLAEIGVQSAEELFSDIPDKIKYKQALNISKALDETTLTRYMMGLANKNANSLEYSSFIGAGTYEHYIPSVVNHVISRSEFYTAYTPYQPEISQGELQAIFEFQTMICELTGMDVANSSMYDGPTALSEAAAMASGLGKQKKIVISKAVHPEARNILQTSSVGLGIDVVEVDVVDGVTDLAALEAAIDDQTAGVIVQYPNFFGNLEDLAKVEQLTHASKGIMIVSSNPLALGTLQPPGAFGADVVVGDAQPFGIPTTYGGPHCGYFAVTTKLMRKIPGRLVGQTKDDDGKRGFVLTLQAREQHIRREKATSNICSNQALNAIAASVAMSSLGKNGVQEMALLNIQKAQYAKKQLQNVKGIEVTYDQPFFNEFVIKLSKPVKEVNSKLLEKKIIGGYDLGLDYPELEQHMLVAVTEIKTKQEIDQFVQVLEGIINE, translated from the coding sequence GTGACGTATCGTTACTTACCGATGACTGATGCAGATCGTAAGGAAATGTTAGCTGAAATTGGGGTACAATCGGCAGAAGAGCTATTTTCAGATATCCCAGATAAAATTAAGTATAAACAGGCTTTGAATATATCAAAGGCTCTGGATGAAACAACATTAACTCGCTACATGATGGGGTTGGCGAACAAAAATGCCAATTCGCTTGAGTACTCTTCTTTTATTGGAGCAGGGACGTATGAGCATTATATCCCAAGCGTTGTAAATCACGTGATTTCCCGTTCTGAGTTCTATACGGCTTATACACCTTATCAGCCTGAAATCAGTCAAGGTGAATTGCAGGCTATCTTTGAATTTCAAACGATGATTTGTGAGCTTACTGGAATGGATGTAGCAAACTCTTCGATGTATGATGGTCCAACAGCACTATCTGAAGCGGCAGCTATGGCTTCTGGTCTTGGTAAACAGAAGAAAATTGTGATCTCTAAAGCCGTTCATCCAGAAGCACGTAATATCCTACAAACTTCTTCAGTAGGACTAGGTATTGATGTTGTTGAAGTAGATGTAGTGGATGGAGTTACGGATTTAGCAGCTCTTGAAGCGGCCATTGATGATCAAACGGCTGGGGTGATTGTACAATATCCTAACTTCTTTGGAAATCTAGAGGATCTTGCCAAGGTTGAACAGCTTACACATGCTAGTAAAGGAATTATGATTGTAAGCTCGAATCCTTTAGCTTTAGGTACCTTGCAGCCACCTGGAGCGTTTGGTGCTGATGTGGTTGTGGGTGATGCGCAGCCATTCGGTATTCCTACTACTTACGGTGGACCTCACTGTGGTTACTTTGCTGTTACTACAAAGCTGATGAGAAAAATTCCTGGTCGTCTTGTTGGGCAAACAAAGGATGATGATGGAAAACGCGGCTTCGTGCTAACATTACAAGCGAGAGAACAGCATATTCGCCGAGAAAAAGCGACATCTAATATCTGTTCTAACCAAGCGTTAAATGCGATTGCAGCTTCTGTAGCAATGAGCTCATTAGGTAAAAATGGTGTACAGGAAATGGCTTTATTAAATATCCAAAAGGCCCAATATGCGAAGAAGCAATTACAAAACGTTAAAGGAATTGAGGTTACGTATGACCAGCCTTTCTTTAATGAATTTGTGATTAAACTGAGCAAGCCGGTTAAGGAAGTAAATAGTAAGCTTTTAGAGAAGAAAATCATTGGTGGATATGATCTTGGATTAGATTATCCGGAGCTTGAGCAGCATATGCTAGTAGCTGTAACGGAGATTAAAACAAAGCAAGAGATCGATCAATTTGTACAAGTGCTGGAGGGGATTATCAATGAATAA
- the gcvT gene encoding glycine cleavage system aminomethyltransferase GcvT: MATLKQTPLFPVYEKHGAKTIDFGGWDLPVQFSSIKEEHDAVRTKAGLFDVSHMGEVTVKGSGALAYLQKMLTNDVAKIQDGQAQYSIMCYPDGGSVDDLLVYKKADEDYLLVINASNIDKDVEWLQKHAEGDVEVVNVSDDVSQLALQGPLAQQTLQKLTDVDLNEIGFFQFKEGVDLGGVSGLVSRTGYTGEDGFEIYLNPSDAPVLWEKILEAGQEDGVLPCGLGARDTLRFEAKLALYGQELSPDISPIEAGLGFAVKVDKEEDFIGKDVLKEQKENGAPRKLVGIEMIERGIPRHGYPVFAGEEQVGEVTTGTQSPTLKKNVGLALVKKEYAQLGQELYVQIRNKNIKAVVVKAPFYRRSN, from the coding sequence GTGGCAACATTAAAACAAACGCCACTTTTCCCTGTCTATGAAAAACACGGGGCCAAAACGATCGACTTTGGTGGCTGGGATTTACCTGTTCAATTTTCGAGTATCAAAGAGGAGCATGATGCAGTGCGGACGAAGGCAGGTCTTTTCGACGTTTCTCATATGGGAGAAGTTACGGTAAAAGGCTCTGGAGCTCTTGCATATCTGCAAAAAATGCTAACGAACGATGTAGCTAAGATTCAGGATGGGCAGGCTCAGTACAGCATTATGTGTTATCCTGACGGTGGATCGGTAGATGATCTGCTCGTTTATAAAAAAGCAGATGAGGATTACCTATTGGTCATCAATGCGTCGAACATAGACAAAGATGTAGAGTGGCTACAAAAGCACGCTGAAGGAGATGTAGAGGTTGTGAACGTATCTGATGATGTGTCACAGCTTGCTCTACAGGGACCATTAGCTCAACAAACTTTGCAAAAGCTTACAGATGTTGACTTAAATGAGATTGGCTTCTTTCAATTTAAAGAAGGCGTGGATCTTGGAGGTGTTTCAGGCTTAGTCTCCCGTACAGGATATACAGGTGAGGATGGCTTTGAAATCTATTTGAATCCAAGTGATGCTCCAGTGCTGTGGGAGAAGATCCTAGAGGCTGGTCAAGAGGATGGTGTGTTACCATGCGGCTTAGGAGCTAGGGATACGCTGCGCTTTGAAGCTAAGCTAGCGCTTTATGGACAAGAGCTTTCTCCTGACATTTCTCCTATTGAAGCGGGTCTAGGCTTCGCTGTTAAAGTAGATAAAGAAGAGGATTTTATCGGGAAGGATGTATTGAAGGAGCAAAAGGAAAACGGAGCTCCTCGTAAGCTTGTTGGTATTGAAATGATTGAACGTGGAATTCCAAGACACGGTTACCCAGTGTTCGCAGGTGAAGAGCAGGTAGGTGAGGTAACAACAGGAACTCAATCACCGACTTTGAAGAAGAACGTGGGATTAGCTCTTGTTAAGAAGGAGTATGCACAGCTTGGTCAAGAGCTGTACGTTCAAATTCGTAATAAAAACATCAAAGCTGTGGTGGTTAAAGCTCCTTTTTACAGACGTTCGAACTAA
- a CDS encoding DEAD/DEAH box helicase, translating to MTQIPITYNHSWLDTMEKKMREDGSWDKLDLFQLALQAEKSLMISDFDSLESLHHLPQLTPFPHQIEAAKTVLTEMHGKAILADEVGLGKTIEAGLILKEYMIRGLVKKALILVPASLVVQWTKELNAKFSIPAMAQKKEYMWKQYDILVASIDTAKRPPHRDHVMEQEYDMIIIDEAHKLKNNKSKNYEFINQLKKKYCLLLTATPVQNEIQELFNLVSLLRPGILGDSVSFQDTFVNGKREAKNEEQLQALLKKVMIRNMRKDGNVEFTKRIVHNIQLELSPEERRLYDAVTQFVQEQYRANAGLGSAFSMITLQREICSSREATFVTLYNIYQKCTEDSPLKKHVWELMGLIKEIESHSKAKKMMELIKEIDDKVIVFTEYRATQDYLQRILYENGISSVPFRGGFKRSKKDWMTELFQSRAQVLIATEAGGEGINLQFCNHIINYDLPWNPMRVEQRIGRVHRLGQQRDVFIYNLSTKGTIEEYILYLLYEKIHLFEMVIGELDQILDKMRLNKSLEDHLTDIFLASGSPKEMHIKLDNFSSYFQTIQESMKEMKQPNSVQSQ from the coding sequence ATGACACAGATTCCTATTACCTACAACCACAGCTGGCTTGACACAATGGAAAAAAAGATGAGAGAGGATGGCTCTTGGGATAAGCTAGACCTATTTCAGCTTGCTCTTCAGGCAGAGAAAAGCTTAATGATTTCCGATTTCGATTCCTTAGAAAGCTTACATCATCTTCCGCAGCTTACTCCTTTCCCACATCAAATTGAGGCTGCTAAAACCGTTCTTACAGAGATGCACGGAAAGGCCATCCTAGCAGATGAGGTTGGATTAGGTAAAACAATAGAAGCTGGGTTAATTTTAAAAGAATATATGATTCGGGGCCTCGTAAAAAAAGCATTGATCCTAGTTCCTGCTTCTCTTGTTGTTCAGTGGACAAAGGAGCTCAATGCAAAGTTTTCTATACCTGCAATGGCTCAGAAAAAGGAATATATGTGGAAGCAATATGATATTCTTGTTGCCTCCATTGATACAGCTAAACGCCCTCCACATCGTGATCATGTCATGGAGCAGGAATACGATATGATCATTATTGATGAAGCACATAAACTGAAGAATAATAAGTCAAAGAATTATGAGTTCATCAATCAATTAAAGAAAAAATATTGTCTGTTATTAACAGCAACACCTGTCCAAAATGAAATACAGGAGCTCTTTAATCTTGTTTCTCTTCTGAGGCCTGGTATTTTAGGTGATTCTGTATCTTTTCAGGATACTTTTGTAAATGGAAAGCGTGAAGCGAAGAACGAGGAACAGCTTCAAGCTTTGCTTAAAAAAGTCATGATCCGAAACATGCGTAAGGATGGAAACGTAGAGTTCACTAAGCGTATTGTCCATAATATTCAGCTTGAGCTTTCCCCTGAGGAAAGGCGGCTTTATGATGCTGTTACTCAATTTGTCCAAGAGCAGTATAGAGCGAACGCAGGTCTGGGAAGTGCCTTCTCCATGATTACTTTACAAAGAGAAATTTGCAGCAGCCGTGAAGCGACCTTCGTCACCTTGTATAACATTTATCAAAAATGTACCGAGGATTCCCCACTGAAGAAACATGTATGGGAGCTTATGGGCTTGATTAAAGAAATCGAGTCTCATTCCAAGGCTAAAAAGATGATGGAGCTTATTAAAGAAATTGATGATAAAGTCATCGTCTTTACGGAATATCGGGCGACACAGGATTATTTACAGCGTATTTTATATGAAAACGGGATAAGCTCTGTGCCTTTTCGTGGAGGGTTCAAAAGAAGTAAAAAGGATTGGATGACAGAGTTATTTCAGAGCAGGGCTCAGGTGCTCATTGCCACTGAAGCCGGTGGAGAAGGGATTAACCTGCAGTTCTGTAACCATATCATTAATTACGATCTTCCTTGGAATCCGATGCGAGTGGAGCAAAGAATTGGCCGAGTTCATCGCTTGGGACAACAGCGAGATGTGTTTATTTACAACCTCTCTACAAAAGGAACTATTGAAGAGTACATTCTCTACCTACTCTATGAAAAAATTCATCTGTTCGAGATGGTCATTGGGGAGCTGGATCAAATCCTAGATAAAATGAGATTAAATAAGTCCCTTGAAGATCATTTAACGGATATTTTCTTAGCTTCCGGATCTCCTAAAGAGATGCATATTAAGCTTGATAATTTTTCTTCCTATTTCCAGACCATACAAGAGTCAATGAAGGAAATGAAACAGCCAAATTCTGTCCAATCACAATAA